Proteins from a genomic interval of Bacteroidia bacterium:
- the recQ gene encoding DNA helicase RecQ, whose translation MKDILLETLKTYFGHNSFRGNQESIIRNILQKKDTFVIMPTGAGKSICYQLPAILMEGMAVVISPLIALMKNQVDQLNAHGIESYFLNSSLTKKEANAIRERIKKQQVKLLYVAPETLVKPDFIDFIKQVKISFFAVDEAHCISEWGHDFRPEYRKIKQVVNQVGENIPIIALTATATPKVQADIQKNLQMLDAQVFKSSFNRTNLYYEVRPKVDAVKEIIKYAKANKGKAGIVYCLSRKKVEEIAEILNVNGIKALPYHAGLDSHTRETNQDKFLNGDIDVIVATIAFGMGIDKPDVRYVIHYDVPKSLEGYYQETGRAGRDGLEGRCIMFYNHQDILKLEKFMKDKSLSERETAKQLLMEVAAYCETSICRRKFLLHYFGEEYDESLCKKSGKCDNCLNPKVTFEAKNYATLFLKAVVETKEKCTASHLIHILTGAEVKAIKDFGHDKLSVYKKGSDLSEKDWEAVVRHLLVYDYVKKDIDTYGFIRMQEKGHNFLRAPHSLIVAKDRDYHHEKAESIELEDFKTYDEVLYDKLLKLRKEISIQKKLPPYVIFQETSLEDMATRMPVTEQEFLNIVGVGKGKFEKFGRPFLELIKKYVKENAIEKDEEEIIIRTNPPTKTSNKLFIIQQIDRKIPLEDIARLKSLTYEEVLDDIEQIINSGTRLNLDYYIKEKVDQDKIQEIMDYFMKSQTDSIEEAQKHLADDIEEWEIKLVKMKFLSEMGN comes from the coding sequence TTGGGCATAACTCCTTTCGTGGTAATCAGGAAAGCATTATCCGAAACATTTTGCAGAAAAAAGATACTTTTGTCATTATGCCTACTGGGGCAGGCAAGTCAATATGCTATCAGTTACCTGCTATTTTAATGGAGGGGATGGCAGTGGTCATTTCGCCACTTATTGCCTTGATGAAAAATCAAGTTGACCAACTCAATGCACATGGCATAGAATCTTACTTTCTCAATAGTTCATTAACTAAAAAAGAAGCTAACGCTATACGTGAGCGAATAAAAAAACAACAAGTAAAATTGTTATATGTAGCTCCCGAAACTCTTGTCAAACCCGATTTTATTGACTTTATAAAGCAAGTTAAAATTTCATTTTTTGCTGTGGATGAAGCCCACTGTATTTCCGAGTGGGGGCATGATTTTCGCCCTGAGTATCGTAAAATTAAACAGGTAGTTAACCAAGTAGGAGAGAATATACCCATTATCGCACTCACTGCTACTGCTACCCCTAAGGTCCAAGCAGATATTCAAAAAAACCTGCAAATGCTAGATGCGCAAGTTTTCAAATCTAGCTTTAACAGAACTAATTTGTACTACGAAGTACGCCCCAAAGTAGACGCAGTAAAGGAAATTATCAAGTATGCCAAAGCAAACAAAGGTAAAGCAGGAATAGTTTATTGTTTAAGTCGCAAAAAAGTAGAAGAAATTGCAGAAATTCTCAATGTCAATGGTATAAAAGCCCTTCCTTATCACGCAGGCTTAGATAGCCATACGCGCGAAACTAACCAAGATAAATTTCTCAATGGCGATATAGATGTTATTGTTGCTACCATTGCTTTTGGAATGGGAATAGATAAGCCCGATGTACGCTATGTTATTCATTATGATGTACCTAAAAGTTTAGAAGGATATTATCAAGAAACAGGGCGCGCAGGCAGAGATGGATTAGAAGGGCGATGCATTATGTTCTACAATCATCAAGATATTCTTAAACTAGAAAAGTTCATGAAAGACAAAAGTCTAAGTGAACGCGAAACCGCTAAACAACTCTTGATGGAAGTAGCAGCTTACTGTGAAACTTCTATTTGCAGACGCAAATTTTTACTCCATTATTTCGGTGAAGAGTATGATGAGAGCCTTTGTAAAAAAAGTGGTAAGTGTGATAACTGCCTAAATCCCAAAGTTACTTTTGAAGCAAAGAACTATGCTACACTGTTCCTTAAAGCCGTCGTAGAAACCAAAGAAAAATGTACAGCTAGTCATTTAATCCATATCCTTACAGGAGCAGAAGTCAAAGCCATTAAAGACTTTGGACATGATAAATTATCTGTATATAAAAAAGGCTCTGACCTTTCAGAAAAAGATTGGGAAGCAGTAGTTAGACATCTACTTGTTTATGATTATGTTAAAAAAGACATTGACACGTATGGCTTTATCCGCATGCAAGAAAAAGGGCATAACTTTTTACGTGCCCCACACAGCTTAATCGTAGCCAAAGATAGAGATTATCATCATGAAAAAGCAGAATCTATAGAATTAGAAGACTTCAAAACCTACGACGAGGTACTTTACGATAAACTGCTCAAACTACGAAAAGAAATCTCTATTCAGAAAAAATTACCCCCTTATGTAATATTTCAAGAGACTTCTTTGGAAGACATGGCTACGCGCATGCCTGTTACAGAGCAAGAATTTCTCAACATTGTAGGAGTAGGCAAAGGCAAGTTTGAAAAATTCGGCAGACCCTTCTTAGAACTGATTAAAAAGTATGTCAAAGAAAATGCTATTGAAAAAGATGAAGAAGAAATCATAATTCGCACTAATCCCCCAACTAAAACCTCCAATAAACTCTTCATTATACAACAAATTGACCGCAAAATACCTCTTGAAGATATAGCTAGACTTAAATCTCTCACTTATGAAGAAGTGTTGGATGACATTGAACAAATTATCAATTCAGGTACCCGCCTTAACCTGGACTACTACATCAAAGAAAAGGTTGACCAAGATAAAATACAAGAAATCATGGACTACTTCATGAAGTCCCAAACTGATAGCATAGAGGAAGCTCAAAAACACTTAGCAGATGATATAGAAGAGTGGGAAATTAAGTTAGTCAAAATGAAATTTCTTAGCGAAATGGGCAATTAG